In one window of Camelina sativa cultivar DH55 chromosome 15, Cs, whole genome shotgun sequence DNA:
- the LOC104745180 gene encoding uncharacterized protein LOC104745180, with protein MQAVSVDETKNTVVLRAQHQNEEGRKAVDKFELKTRNPETIKSVERKLMEKGVQRMDRHPSDGVPLRRPPSKSGHGGKYTWEGPDRMEDYEMQPDPAAMDEGDPNYDEEQFKKNLDDDVAVDLVKGEVEVAKEAPAGVARVEVDPRLVSP; from the coding sequence ATGCAGGCTGTATCGGTTGACGAAACCAAAAACACGGTGGTGCTACGAGCGCAGCACCAGAACGAGGAAGGTCGGAAAGCTGTTGACAAGTTCGAATTGAAGACTCGTAATCCGGAGACAATCAAGAGCGTCGAGCGGAAGCTGATGGAGAAAGGTGTCCAGCGGATGGATCGTCATCCTTCAGACGGGGTTCCTCTCAGGCGTCCGCCGTCAAAGTCAGGTCACGGTGGGAAGTATACGTGGGAGGGACCGGATCGGATGGAGGATTACGAGATGCAGCCAGATCCGGCGGCTATGGATGAAGGGGATCCTAACTACGATGAGGAACAGTTTAAGAAGAATCTCGATGATGACGTGGCGGTGGATCTTGTGAAAGGAGAGGTTGAGGTGGCCAAGGAGGCTCCGGCTGGTGTGGCTAGAGTTGAGGTTGATCCTCGCTTAGTCAGTCCTTGA
- the LOC104745179 gene encoding trihelix transcription factor PTL-like — MEDHHHQNHPQYGIAQPSPLHFSSDLFGFNLVSAPDQHHRLHMTDHEISFLPRGIQGLTVAGNNSNTIVASTSSTRGGFSGFTDGGGTGRWPRQETLMLLEVRSRLDNKFKESNQKGPLWDEVSRIMSEEHGYTRSGKKCREKFENLYKYYKKTKEGKAGRRQDGKNYRFFRQLEAIYGESKDSVSCFDNTQFIMTNALHSFHAPNVHHNAVPHHQTPLSNTQSLSISNNLNSSSELDLTSSSEGNESTRVKGMNWKEKIKEYIGIHIERLIEKQDFWLEKLMKTVEDKEHQRMVREEEWKRVEAARIEKERLFWKKERERMEARDVAVIEALQYLTGKASIRPNSSSPTERIIGNVSDQTMADEENKSKMEKKEMNKKRKETWSSHGGTHSRIKESMMIYDNQETRINDCSRDDEQGHHEGYSPSNSKEGNPSCGIAMPASTTNCFPLLVGDGDQNSWEGYGLKLRKEDNHQ; from the exons atggaggaccatcatcatcaaaatcacCCACAGTACGGTATAGCGCAACCATCACCTCTCCATTTCTCATCTGATCTCTTCGGCTTCAACCTTGTTTCGGCACCGGACCAGCACCATCGTCTTCATATGACCGACCATGAGATAAGTTTCTTGCCACGTGGCATACAAGGTCTTACGGTGGCTGGAAACAACAGTAACACTATAGTAGCGAGCACAAGTAGTACTCGTGGTGGGTTTAGTGGCTTTACCGACGGGGGAGGAACAGGGAGGTGGCCGAGGCAAGAGACGCTGATGTTGCTGGAGGTCAGATCTCGTCTTGATAACAAGTTCAAAGAATCCAATCAAAAGGGTCCTCTTTGGGATGAAGTTTCTAg GATTATGTCGGAGGAACATGGGTACACTAGGAGTGGCAAGAAGTGCAGAGAGAAGTTCGAGAATCTCTACAAGTActacaaaaagacaaaagaaggcaAAGCGGGTCGACGTCAAGATGGTAAAAACTATAGATTCTTCCGGCAGCTTGAAGCCATCTACGGCGAATCCAAAGACTCGGTTTCTTGCTTTGACAACACGCAGTTCATAATGACTAATGCTCTTCATAGTTTTCACGCTCCCAACGTTCATCATAACGCTGTCCCTCATCATCAGACGCCTTTGAGCAATACTCAAAGCCTTAGCATTTCTAACAATTTGAACTCCTCCTCCGAGTTGGATCTAACTTCCTCCTCTGAAGGAAACGAATCTACTAGAGTGAAGGGGATGAATTGGAAGGAAAAGATCAAGGAATATATTGGTATTCATATTGAGAGGTTGATAGAGAAGCAAGATTTTTGGCTTGAGAAGTTGATGAAGACTGTGGAAGACAAAGAACATCAAAGGATGGTTAGAGAAGAGGAATGGAAAAGGGTTGAAGCTGCAAGAATCGAAAAGGAACGTTTGTTTTGGAAAAAGGAAAGGGAGAGGATGGAAGCTCGGGATGTCGCCGTGATTGAGGCCTTGCAGTACTTGACAGGAAAGGCATCGATAAGGCCGAACTCTTCGTCCCCTACAGAGAGGATTATTGGGAACGTAAGCGATCAAACGATGgcagatgaagaaaacaagagcaagatggagaaaaaagaaatgaataagaaaaggaaagagactTGGTCAAGCCACGGTGGGACTCATTCGAGAATCAAAGAGAGTATGATGATATACGACAATCAAGAAACTAGAATTAACGATTGTAGTCGAGATGATGAGCAAGGCCACCATGAAGGTTATTCACCTTCAAACTCCAAGGAAGGAAACCCTAGCTGCGGCATTGCCATGCCGGCTAGTACTACAAACTGTTTTCCATTGCTCGTTGGAGATGGAGATCAAAACTCGTGGGAGGGTTATGGTTTGAAGCTAAGGAAAGAAGATAATCATCAGTAA
- the LOC104748098 gene encoding DEMETER-like protein 2 — MIWFNNMPKPDMQHNLQPEPNRRRLSLEIPGLSNMSCTEILALANNTDAYGTSSSVGASSSSLSTQYSMDSWINSWRMEYNPLFSNSESSLGINTGIPGQRTMPTQQYDVSTQQRFLCDLILTPEEMMSTSLRPTEAEFPPITLERPARMLVETDHEPHDPIKKSILETGSRVGVKRGRPRNNEKGQLKTPASKKKKIRPKVVGEGKTNKASSSKPRVKKSSAATATPAPAPPPAATAACGLDFPSEGHTRGEGPTDRTLVKQSPRDPTTSQINARVLDLQWRRQCSQGTSFADMWERSSTIDAITKLFDELNINIEGLCLPHNRETALTLYKKTYEEQQALVKYSQKQKPKVQLDPVTNRVWKLLMRSIHNNGVDGADEKTRKWWKEQINMLCGLISSFIDQMRRVQGDRTFSPWKGSVVDSVVGVFLTQNVADHLSSSAYMDLAAAFPLDCNFNKRSSPEEWGSSVTHETMMNPRIRNPNCVIIEEIDDDDDEHGTDAVCSQGPSKMSESFISSTNQSTMMLQDPFNTSLVSEQVDSKMVKGKGHLPNTGGLSMVSYTSSHFNLNELPPEVESCDSFINNDYEESQVQHMSSHQQELESTLHAQDQEQNTRTEDVQKKKPTTSRPVGRPRKNKVDESSSNKKAKEPAKSKPEDTFDWDILRKEAESGGKKREKTERTRDTVDWEAVRCADVNKIANIIIKRGFNNLLAGRIKAFLNRLVEDHGSIDLEWLRDVPPDKAKEYLLSINGLGLKSVECVRLLSLHQVAFPVDTNVGRIAVRLGWVPLQPLPDELQMHLLEQYPVLDSVQRYLWPRLCKLDQKTLYELHYHMITFGKVFCTKITPNCNACPMKAECRHYASAQRLLYPQNSIVT, encoded by the exons atgaTCTGGTTTAACAACATGCCTAAACCAGACATGCAACACAATCTACAGCCCGAACCAAATAG GAGGAGGCTTAGTCTTGAAATACCTGGGCTGTCTAATATGTCTTGTACAGAAATATTGGCTCTGGCTAATAACACAGATGCGTACGGCACAAGTTCATCAGTTggtgcatcatcatcatcacttagCACTCAGTACTCGATGGATTCTTGGATTAATAGCTGGAGGATGGAGTATAATCCGTTGTTTTCAAACTCTGAATCCTCCCTTGGGATAAATACAGGCATTCCTGGACAAAGAACAATGCCAACACAACAAT ATGATGTGTCAACTCAACAGAGGTTTCTTTGTGACCTTATTCTTACACCTGAAGAGATGATGAGCACCAGTCTGCGACCAACAGAAGCTGAGTTTCCTCCAATCACATTAGAAAGGCCAGCCAGAATGTTAGTTGAAACAGACCATGAGCCTCACGACCCTATCAAGAAGTCTATCCTTGAAACTGGATCTCGTGTAGGAGTAAAGAGAGGAAGACCACGAAATAATGAGAAAGGACAGCTGAAAACACCGGcatcgaagaaaaaaaagatcagacCAAAGGTTGTTGGTGAaggcaaaacaaacaaagcctCATCATCTAAACCAAGGGTTAAAAAATCCTCTGCTGCTACTGCTACTCCTGCTCCTGCTCCTCCACCTGCTGCTACTGCTGCTTGTGGTCTAGATTTCCCTTCAGAAGGTCACACTCGCGGGGAAGGACCAACCGATAGAACACTTGTGAAGCAGAGTCCAAGAGACCCTACAACAAGCCAAATCAATGCAAGGGTACTAGACCTGCAGTGGCGACGCCAATGTTCACAAG GTACATCATTTGCTGACATGTGGGAAAGAAGTTCGACAATTGATGCCATCACTAAGCTGTTTGACGAGCTAAACATCAACATAGAGGGTCTTTGCCTTCCACATAATAGAGAAACCGCACTCACTCTATACAAAAAGACATATGAAGAGCAACAGGCATTGGTGAAGTATAGCCAGAAGCAGAAACCGAAAGTACAATTGGATCCTGTGACCAATCGAGTCTGGAAACTCTTGATGCGGAGTATCCACAACAACGGTGTTGATGGAGCAGATGAGAAAACACGTAAATGGTGGAAAGAGCAGATAAACATGCTTTGTGGCCTAATAAGCTCGTTCATTGATCAAATGCGTAGAGTCCAag GGGATAGAACTTTCTCACCTTGGAAAGGATCGGTTGTGGATTCAGTAGTGGGAGTTTTCCTCACCCAGAATGTTGCAGATCATTTATCAAG TTCTGCATATATGGATCTAGCTGCTGCGTTTCCTCTCGACTGTAACTTCAACAAGAGATCATCTCCTGAAGAGTGGGGAAGTTCAGTAACTCATGAAACAATGATGAATCCAAGAATTCGCAATCCAAATTGCGTCATTATagaggagattgatgatgatgatgatgagcatgGCACTGATGCTGTTTGTAGTCAGGGACCCTCCAAAATGAGTGAGAGCTTCATCAGTTCTACAAACCAATCAACAATGATGCTGCAAGATCCATTTAACACAAGTTTGGTGAGTGAGCAAGTTGATTCCAAAATGGTGAAAGGCAAAGGCCATTTACCAAACACGGGTGGTCTTTCTATGGTGTCGTATACTTCTTCTCATTTCAACCTAAATGAATTACCACCTGAAGTAGAGAGTTGTGATTCATTCATAAACAATGACTATGAAGAAAGTCAAGTTCAACATATGTCCAGCCATCAACAAGAACTGGAGAGTACCCTTCATGCACAAGACCAGGAACAGAACACAAGAACAGAGGACgtgcagaagaagaaaccaaccacTTCTAGACCAGTAGGTCGACCGCGCAAAAACAAGGTAGATGAATCCTCATCAAACAAAAAGGCAAAGGAACCAGCAAAGAGCAAGCCAGAGGACACATTTGACTGGGATATTTTAAGAAAGGAAGCAGAAAGTGGTggcaaaaagagagagaaaacagaaagaacaagGGATACAGTTGATTGGGAAGCTGTTCGATGTGCAGACGTCAACAAAATCGCTAATATAATCATAAAACGAGGGTTTAACAACCTGCTTGCCGGAAGAATCAAG GCCTTCTTAAACAGACTGGTGGAAGATCATGGAAGCATTGACTTGGAGTGGCTAAGAGATGTTCCCCCTGACAAAGCCaa GGAGTATCTACTAAGCATAAACGGATTAGGGTTGAAAAGTGTTGAGTGTGTTAGACTTCTGTCATTACACCAGGTTGCGTTCCCG GTTGACACCAATGTCGGACGCATAGCTGTAAGACTAGGATGGGTTCCTTTACAGCCACTGCCTGACGAGCTGCAAATGCATCTTCTAGAACA GTATCCTGTATTAGATTCTGTTCAAAGGTATTTATGGCCACGCCTCTGCAAGCTGGACCAGAAAACGTT GTATGAGCTGCATTATCACATGATTACGTTCGGCAAG GTCTTTTGCACAAAAATAACACCCAATTGCAATGCATGTCCAATGAAAGCGGAGTGCCGACATTACGCTAGTGCACAAAGGTTATTATACCCACAAAATTCTATAGTTacttga
- the LOC104745181 gene encoding uncharacterized protein LOC104745181 yields the protein MASCDDDFSLLGDDQSNPNQHQHHHHHQVLHHTPYAPRRFTPKPSNQIHLSHHHQRNGDEDDENDVVVEASSAFHGVNPFVADENSNPYDDNNNAAVDEDEDLDADRSRIGGARLEKRQSQEELSDGGTTNGGETTPYGSFKRPRTSSSSASEYRKDREEWSDAAIACLLDAYSDKFTQLNRGNLRGRDWEDVASSVSKRCEKLSKSVEQCKNKIDNLKKRYKLERHRMSGGTSSSNWPWFKKMEDIVGNSLAMKGASDEDRSGSSMGNPVKPARRYPLVTYNPPVQISNVKPKATTSHPRWRRVVLKISGAALACTGPNNIDPKVINLIAREVAMACRLGVEVAIVVGSRNFFCGSTWITATGLDRTTAYHISMMASVMNSALLQSSLEKIGVQARLQTAISVQGVGEPYNRQRATRHLDKGRVVIFGGIGATLGNPLLSSDASAALRAIDINAEAVVKGTNVDGVYDCHSQDSNVTFEHITFQDLASRGLTSMDTMALNFCEENSLPVVVFNFLEAGNITKALCGEQVGTLIDRNGRGVS from the exons ATGGCGTCGTGTGATGACGATTTCTCTCTACTTGGAGACGATCAATCAAACCCTAATCAACATCAgcatcaccaccatcaccaaGTTCTTCATCACACACCGTACGCTCCTAGACGATTCACCCCGAAGCCATCGAACCAGATCCATTTGTCGCATCACCACCAGAGGAACGGCGACGAGGACGACGAGAACGATGTCGTTGTAGAGGCTTCCTCCGCTTTTCACGGTGTCAATCCTTTCGTGGCGGACGAAAATTCGAATCCgtatgatgataataataacgCAGCTGTCGACGAAGACGAGGATCTCGATGCGGACAGATCCAGAATCGGAGGTGCTCGTCTAGAGAAGAGGCAGAGTCAGGAGGAGCTTAGTGACGGAGGAACAACGAATGGTGGTGAGACCACTCCTTATGGTAGCTTTAAACGGCCGAGGACGTCGTCTTCCTCTGCTAGTGAGTACAGGAAGGATAGAGAAGAGTGGAGCGATGCGGCGATCGCGTGTTTGTTAGATGCGTATTCGGATAAGTTCACACAGCTTAACCGAGGGAATCTGCGGGGAAGGGATTGGGAAGATGTTGCTTCATCGGTGAGTAAGAGGTGTGAGAAGCTGAGTAAGAGTGTAGAGCAGTGTAAAAACAAGATCGATAATCTCAAGAAGAGGTATAAGCTAGAAAGGCATAGGATGAGTGGTGGAACATCATCTAGCAACTGGCCTTGGTTTAAGAAGATGGAAGATATTGTGGGAAATTCATTGGCGATGAAAGGTGCGTCGGATGAAGATAGAAGTGGCAGCTCAATGGGGAATCCTGTGAAGCCAGCTAGGAG GTATCCCTTGGTAACTTATAACCCTCCAGTTCAGATAAGTAACGTCAAACCCAAGGCTACTACTTCACACCCTAGATGGCGAAGAGTGGTTCTGAAAATCAGTGGGGCAGCTCTTGCTTGCACGGGTCCTAATAACATAGATCCAAAG GTAATCAATCTGATAGCCAGGGAAGTTGCAATGGCTTGTCGTCTTGGTGTAGAG GTAGCGATAGTTGTTGGGAGTCGGAACTTTTTTTGTGGCAGCACATGGATAACTGCTACTGGTCTGGATAGAACCACTGCATATCATATCAG TATGATGGCTTCTGTGATGAATTCTGCTTTACTTCAATCATCTCTAGAGAAAATAGGGGTTCAGGCACGATTACAAACTGCAATATCGGTTCAAGGTGTCGGGGAGCCTTACAATCGTCAACGAGCCACCAGACATCTAGATAAGGGAAGAGTGGTAATATTTGGTGGCATAGGTGCAACGCTTGGAAATCCACTTTTATCATCTGATGCATCTGCAGCCCTTCGAGCTATAGACA TTAATGCGGAGGCAGTGGTGAAAGGAACAAACGTTGATGGTGTTTATGACTGTCATTCACAAGATAGTAATGTGACATTCGAGCATATAACATTTCAGGATTTGGCTTCTAGAGGTCTTACATCAATGGATACAATGGCCCTTAACTTCTGTGAAGAGAACAGCCTTCCAg TGGTGGTATTTAACTTTCTGGAAGCTGGGAACATCACAAAGGCGTTATGCGGAGAACAAGTTGGTACTTTGATCGATAGAAACGGGAGGGGAGTGAGTTAG